One region of Metallosphaera sedula DSM 5348 genomic DNA includes:
- a CDS encoding MFS transporter has product MTKFSRNSAFIAIYYTGYQIAFVAAGVLSSLFATSLKIPVETAGALFWIENIIAILIIAYTIDRFGRKPMASIGWIGSILAFLALIFVPSTVGKIALLVIYSLLALFLNFQGGLHLDLSAELAPTRIRGTMEGWKQGVSRIIAAGFSTAVFPLMSFHESLYVMLAAAIVAFIATVVMMPETKGKSLEKLWK; this is encoded by the coding sequence TTGACGAAATTCTCTAGGAACTCAGCGTTTATTGCAATATATTATACTGGCTATCAGATAGCGTTCGTCGCAGCGGGTGTTCTCAGCTCACTCTTCGCCACTTCCTTGAAGATACCTGTGGAGACTGCGGGTGCCTTATTTTGGATCGAGAATATTATTGCAATACTGATCATTGCCTATACAATTGATAGGTTTGGGCGTAAACCCATGGCTAGCATAGGATGGATAGGCAGTATCCTTGCATTCTTGGCGTTAATATTCGTCCCCAGTACCGTAGGTAAGATTGCCCTCTTGGTCATTTACTCATTGTTGGCACTTTTCTTGAATTTCCAGGGTGGGCTCCACTTGGATCTTTCAGCGGAGCTTGCTCCCACGAGGATCAGGGGCACAATGGAGGGCTGGAAGCAAGGAGTTTCTAGGATTATTGCAGCAGGTTTCTCTACGGCTGTATTTCCTTTGATGTCATTCCATGAATCGTTATACGTCATGCTAGCTGCAGCAATTGTGGCGTTCATTGCAACCGTAGTAATGATGCCAGAAACAAAGGGGAAATCGCTGGAGAAATTATGGAAATAG
- a CDS encoding FumA C-terminus/TtdB family hydratase beta subunit, translating into MSKLETPLKEDVVQSLRLGEEVYLSGKIYIMRDATLRRIFEQGVAPPVNLKDQVVFFGAPSFTKDSNGYTILSVGVTTSQRMEKYIPRLLNELGVKGIVGKGELSERMNPEFSRAKSVYLLFVGGAAALATSSIQRVNKVWWEDLRGEALFEVEVNSLGPAFVAIDAQGGNLLMENREKVLRNLNALLKEE; encoded by the coding sequence ATGAGTAAATTGGAAACTCCACTCAAGGAGGACGTTGTCCAATCTTTACGTCTTGGAGAAGAGGTATACCTCTCAGGGAAAATTTACATCATGAGAGACGCTACCCTCAGGAGAATCTTCGAGCAGGGAGTTGCTCCACCTGTAAACTTGAAAGACCAGGTTGTATTCTTTGGGGCACCAAGCTTCACAAAGGACTCCAACGGGTACACAATCCTCTCAGTTGGGGTAACCACTTCCCAGCGCATGGAAAAGTATATTCCTCGCCTCCTCAATGAGCTTGGGGTGAAGGGTATTGTAGGGAAGGGAGAGCTGAGCGAGAGGATGAACCCAGAGTTTTCAAGGGCCAAGTCGGTGTACCTCCTTTTCGTGGGAGGCGCCGCTGCACTAGCTACCTCATCCATACAGAGGGTTAACAAGGTTTGGTGGGAGGACCTCAGGGGAGAGGCACTCTTCGAGGTTGAGGTAAACTCCTTAGGACCTGCCTTTGTGGCCATAGACGCTCAGGGAGGTAACCTTCTTATGGAGAATAGGGAGAAAGTGCTGAGGAACTTGAACGCCCTTCTAAAGGAGGAGTGA
- a CDS encoding MFS transporter — MVIKSNPDKDSEGVKKTHNPFDALDNIRSNRKIFFILLVAGIGAFADYYNTAGILTPSSLSYLKYFSVTTSVYGQFVFFLNIGILIDAITWGPLVDLLGRARMFFVDLVVMLVFATLSIFATNFHEFELFRILTGFAIGGDYGAALPFLSEFAPKAIRGRILALFWVLAQSGLVVGTLVSYYFLSISSISPEIWKIIFVTGLIPIIIGAGLRFTVPESARWLLFKGKTDKAVEAVRKVTGSSPQETVNNITSSFNIRKNIPLLLLLIVPTFIGIYATAMPAGLSTYFFPYITQSLGLSKLTSVLLQVPVVWVSEIVFTLILALITDKIGRLNSLIIGGTVLIISTLLIIPLTHNVDALLPLIFISNGSSVFSQTIIINWGAELYPTNMRGIASGINIMAFRLSLASTGFIEPVLLSLGGVPALYAFLGLLSLIGVMTVMILVGKRGSVEGKSLEEITDRFR, encoded by the coding sequence ATGGTTATCAAGAGTAATCCAGACAAGGATAGTGAAGGAGTAAAAAAGACTCATAACCCATTTGATGCATTGGATAATATTCGCTCCAATAGAAAGATATTTTTCATTCTATTGGTAGCTGGAATAGGAGCATTTGCCGATTATTATAACACTGCGGGGATATTGACACCGTCCAGCTTGAGTTATTTAAAGTATTTCTCTGTGACGACGTCAGTCTATGGCCAATTCGTGTTCTTTCTTAATATAGGTATATTGATAGACGCAATAACTTGGGGACCACTGGTGGACCTCCTAGGCAGAGCTAGAATGTTCTTCGTGGATTTGGTTGTTATGCTTGTCTTTGCGACCTTGTCCATATTTGCCACTAACTTCCACGAGTTTGAGCTATTCAGGATACTAACAGGTTTTGCAATAGGGGGCGATTACGGCGCCGCACTGCCGTTTCTGTCTGAGTTTGCGCCAAAGGCAATTAGGGGAAGAATATTGGCGCTGTTTTGGGTACTGGCGCAAAGCGGACTTGTGGTCGGAACACTGGTGAGCTACTACTTTTTGTCAATATCGTCGATCTCACCAGAAATCTGGAAAATTATATTCGTGACAGGCTTGATACCCATCATTATCGGAGCAGGATTAAGGTTTACTGTCCCAGAGTCTGCTAGATGGCTTCTATTCAAGGGAAAAACTGATAAGGCAGTTGAGGCGGTAAGGAAGGTCACGGGGAGTTCACCCCAAGAGACGGTAAATAATATCACTAGTTCATTCAATATTCGTAAAAATATACCTCTGTTACTTCTCCTCATTGTCCCAACGTTTATTGGGATATATGCTACCGCTATGCCCGCAGGACTATCCACCTATTTCTTCCCTTACATCACGCAGAGTTTGGGATTGTCTAAGCTTACTTCAGTGCTGTTGCAAGTCCCAGTTGTCTGGGTATCAGAAATCGTATTTACTTTAATTTTAGCTCTTATTACAGATAAAATTGGTAGATTAAATTCACTGATAATAGGAGGTACTGTATTAATAATTTCTACGTTACTGATAATTCCGCTAACGCATAATGTGGATGCCCTACTTCCCTTGATATTCATCTCCAATGGGAGTAGCGTATTTTCTCAGACAATCATTATAAATTGGGGTGCAGAGCTATATCCTACAAACATGAGAGGTATAGCATCTGGAATTAACATAATGGCATTTAGGCTATCCCTGGCGTCAACAGGGTTCATTGAACCTGTGCTGTTATCATTAGGTGGTGTTCCGGCTCTATACGCTTTCCTAGGATTATTATCTCTTATTGGAGTTATGACCGTAATGATATTGGTTGGTAAGAGGGGTTCGGTGGAAGGAAAGTCGTTAGAAGAAATAACTGATAGATTTAGATAA
- a CDS encoding FAD-binding oxidoreductase, whose product MWISLSENILRELDGIKCSLEERTDFLNNRVRPVVVTYPSRTEEVAKIVNIAREHGLPIVVWGGGTSLAGHLVCDGCILIDMKFMDKIVEINDTEWYVRVQPGLILSKLNDELKKIGFFIPPEPASSFACSVGGVVNNASGGMRSVRYGTFRDWVLALEVVLPSGKVIRVGEPFVKNRAGYDLVHLFVGSEGTLGIVTEIWFKIIPVPEEVKYSIMMELSDFRQGTEIIRELRKNRVVIDVAEYMDGLVAKTINKHFNTNIPESVGGTITLSSSSTYREKIEKVLRQHSITFTEVDEDKTLSERALAGLALKAEWNERVSEDIVVPLSKLDEAFMKIKELEEKSGVKIAILGHIADGNLHPNILISSRDDPRLTKIYDEIGRIAIVLGGSISGEHGIGYMKADLMKEQLTAHNGIEVLKIMNDIKGCIDPHHFMNPGKFVELAWSRYLINKD is encoded by the coding sequence ATGTGGATTTCTTTGTCCGAAAACATTCTAAGGGAATTGGATGGAATTAAGTGTTCGTTGGAAGAAAGGACAGATTTCCTCAATAATAGAGTAAGACCAGTCGTGGTGACTTACCCATCTAGAACTGAGGAAGTAGCGAAAATAGTAAATATTGCAAGAGAACATGGTTTACCCATCGTAGTCTGGGGTGGAGGTACCAGTTTAGCCGGGCACTTGGTATGTGATGGTTGTATTTTAATTGACATGAAGTTCATGGACAAGATAGTCGAGATAAATGATACGGAATGGTACGTGAGAGTACAACCGGGCTTGATCCTTTCAAAATTAAATGATGAGCTTAAAAAAATCGGCTTCTTCATACCTCCCGAGCCTGCTAGTTCCTTTGCATGTTCCGTGGGAGGAGTAGTCAATAACGCCTCAGGAGGTATGCGAAGTGTAAGGTACGGCACTTTCAGAGACTGGGTGCTTGCCTTAGAGGTGGTTTTACCATCTGGAAAGGTGATAAGAGTTGGTGAGCCGTTCGTCAAGAATAGAGCCGGGTACGACTTAGTTCACCTCTTCGTGGGTAGTGAGGGAACGCTTGGCATAGTGACGGAGATTTGGTTCAAGATCATTCCTGTCCCTGAAGAGGTAAAATACTCGATCATGATGGAACTGTCTGACTTCAGACAAGGTACCGAGATAATCAGGGAACTTAGAAAGAATCGCGTCGTTATAGATGTGGCAGAATATATGGATGGATTAGTAGCTAAAACAATAAATAAACATTTTAATACTAATATACCGGAGAGCGTCGGTGGGACGATTACACTATCCTCTTCTTCGACTTATCGAGAAAAAATTGAAAAAGTGTTAAGACAGCACTCTATTACATTCACAGAGGTGGATGAGGATAAAACTCTATCGGAAAGAGCCTTGGCAGGACTGGCCCTAAAGGCTGAGTGGAACGAAAGAGTTTCGGAGGACATTGTTGTGCCCCTATCTAAACTTGATGAAGCTTTTATGAAAATTAAGGAACTTGAGGAAAAGAGCGGCGTTAAGATAGCCATTTTGGGGCACATAGCTGACGGAAATTTACACCCAAATATTCTGATCTCGAGTAGAGACGATCCTCGACTTACGAAAATCTATGACGAGATAGGAAGGATAGCAATAGTACTAGGAGGATCAATTTCGGGTGAACATGGAATAGGCTACATGAAAGCTGATTTAATGAAGGAACAGTTAACAGCTCATAACGGCATTGAGGTTCTTAAAATCATGAATGACATTAAAGGTTGTATCGATCCGCACCACTTTATGAATCCTGGCAAGTTCGTTGAGCTAGCCTGGAGTCGTTACCTAATTAATAAGGATTAA
- a CDS encoding APC family permease has protein sequence MSDKPFKLAKVIGPVAIIASAVSQEYGAGINAVATQSIGSYPAILNLVPAIMFITGLLMLPKVFMYQKFGKVASRSGGQYVWISRTTTPEVGFIVHFLYWIGIVSAIGFISYTVGSTLASTLVSLGISSGAWFATFTGHIVLGLALIWSFFLIHYTGVRSYGVVVTLLFALVLLGAIISMVAGFGTANSVYTGYLSSQIFHGTIPSYTTPPLTYSDIFGTVTLFIFAYAGISAAPLLGGEAKDPKKDMPRGIFLAWLIALVLFTLVSLAVFHAITGGQVFALIKSKYSYYATIPGILSISEPKLIGAIFSIIVTIIIMKTIMPQLLTSSRTLFAWGQDKILPEVFTHTNKFKAPDFSLLVCALFASIYLVYTTSVGVSAVDVRSLSVLLEMMALGAGVLLISTKSSKKEWEKEVTTIGAIIAGLAGIIVTLIIIPSVAVVPHVSILLQPSFQVILVIVIGFLIYEIAKMYNKRTKNIDLNDLIKKELPLE, from the coding sequence GTGTCAGACAAACCTTTCAAATTGGCGAAGGTAATAGGACCCGTGGCCATAATAGCCTCGGCAGTAAGTCAAGAATACGGAGCTGGTATCAACGCGGTAGCCACACAGAGTATTGGATCATATCCTGCCATACTCAACCTTGTTCCAGCAATCATGTTCATAACTGGATTGCTCATGCTTCCCAAGGTATTCATGTATCAGAAGTTTGGCAAGGTGGCAAGCAGAAGCGGAGGACAATACGTCTGGATATCTAGAACTACCACTCCGGAGGTGGGATTTATTGTTCACTTTCTATACTGGATTGGAATAGTATCTGCCATAGGGTTCATTAGCTACACTGTTGGATCTACCCTAGCTTCAACACTCGTGTCATTGGGGATATCCTCTGGGGCGTGGTTCGCTACATTTACAGGGCATATTGTGCTGGGGTTGGCCCTAATATGGTCCTTCTTCTTAATTCATTACACGGGCGTGAGAAGCTATGGAGTTGTGGTAACTCTGCTGTTTGCCCTCGTTTTGCTAGGGGCAATCATATCAATGGTTGCGGGTTTCGGCACCGCTAATTCTGTCTACACTGGTTATTTATCGAGTCAAATATTTCATGGAACGATTCCCAGTTACACTACACCTCCCCTAACTTACTCGGATATTTTCGGTACAGTAACCCTGTTCATTTTTGCGTATGCGGGCATAAGCGCGGCCCCTCTCCTAGGTGGAGAGGCTAAGGATCCCAAAAAGGACATGCCAAGGGGTATATTCCTAGCGTGGTTGATTGCGTTAGTCCTGTTTACCTTAGTTTCGCTTGCAGTCTTCCACGCAATAACTGGAGGGCAAGTGTTTGCGTTAATAAAATCAAAGTATTCCTATTACGCTACCATTCCTGGCATACTGAGCATATCTGAACCGAAACTTATCGGAGCTATATTCTCAATCATAGTTACAATTATTATAATGAAGACAATCATGCCCCAGTTACTTACCTCCAGTAGAACGCTCTTTGCCTGGGGCCAAGACAAGATACTTCCTGAGGTCTTCACTCACACTAACAAGTTTAAGGCACCCGACTTCTCCCTGCTGGTATGCGCGCTATTTGCATCAATATACCTAGTTTATACAACTAGCGTGGGTGTGTCCGCTGTGGACGTAAGATCCCTCTCTGTCCTACTTGAGATGATGGCTCTCGGGGCAGGGGTACTTCTTATCTCGACCAAGAGTAGCAAGAAAGAATGGGAAAAGGAAGTGACGACAATAGGTGCGATCATAGCAGGGTTAGCAGGTATAATAGTCACGCTTATTATTATTCCAAGCGTCGCCGTTGTACCCCACGTTTCAATTCTCCTTCAACCCTCGTTTCAAGTGATATTGGTTATAGTGATAGGTTTCCTCATCTATGAAATCGCAAAAATGTATAACAAACGGACTAAAAACATCGATCTAAATGATCTAATAAAGAAAGAGCTACCCCTGGAATGA
- a CDS encoding FAD-binding protein: protein MDAEVITTDLIVLGSGLAGLRSAIEFDKLSGGKYEVSVLSKVQVMRSHSVAPEGGAAAVMQVGDSFEQHAYDTVKGSDFLADQDAVEQFVVDAPQEILQLEHWGMPWARDSEGNLLARAFGAHEVPRTYFAYDRTGFFLMKTLYDRALGGNNIKFYHEYFATAIIHDGSRFRGLLAMDRATGNFYLFKGKALIMATGGIGRIYKYVTYSHTVTGDGLAIAYRAGIPLKDMEFIQWLPTTMVPYGIPATEALRGHGALLLNSEGERFMKKYAPRKMELAARDVVTRAILTEIKEGKGVGGPRGMRAVLLDTRPVGEERLKTIYKTFRENAIQFLGKDPLEEPIPVLPAAHYSMGGIHVQGTELSTPLKGVFAAGEVANVSLHGANRLGSNSLPACLVMGRWAGRSAFNYISKLENDVLEDLNDKVKLEVERSYSLIKKENGSITAYEVRNKLQEVMEDGVGVFRNEEGLLDAIKRIKGLKEAYTGVYVRDRAFEYNLEWIHAHEIMNLLDMAEVIAVSALNRRESRGAHFRQDFPSRDDQGFLKHTLATYRSDGPVISYIPVNITKWKPTERVY from the coding sequence ATGGACGCTGAAGTAATTACCACAGACCTCATCGTGCTGGGAAGTGGACTTGCTGGCCTGAGGTCAGCGATAGAGTTCGATAAGCTTTCAGGGGGGAAATACGAGGTTTCTGTTCTGTCCAAGGTTCAGGTAATGAGGTCTCATTCTGTGGCTCCTGAGGGAGGAGCAGCTGCGGTCATGCAGGTTGGAGACTCCTTTGAGCAACACGCATACGACACAGTTAAGGGGTCAGATTTCCTAGCAGATCAGGACGCCGTGGAGCAATTTGTTGTGGATGCTCCCCAGGAAATCCTTCAGCTTGAGCATTGGGGGATGCCCTGGGCTAGGGACTCGGAGGGAAACCTGCTGGCAAGGGCCTTTGGGGCTCACGAAGTTCCGAGAACGTATTTCGCCTACGATAGAACCGGATTTTTCCTCATGAAAACCCTTTACGATAGGGCCCTGGGCGGGAACAACATAAAGTTCTACCACGAGTATTTCGCCACTGCCATAATTCACGACGGTTCCAGGTTCAGGGGCCTTCTCGCCATGGATAGGGCAACGGGAAATTTCTACCTGTTCAAGGGTAAGGCCTTGATCATGGCCACCGGTGGGATTGGGAGGATATATAAATACGTGACCTACTCCCACACGGTAACAGGTGACGGACTTGCCATAGCCTATAGGGCGGGGATACCCCTCAAGGACATGGAGTTCATTCAATGGTTGCCCACTACCATGGTTCCATACGGTATTCCAGCGACTGAGGCATTAAGGGGACATGGGGCTCTCCTCCTTAACTCTGAGGGGGAGAGGTTCATGAAGAAGTATGCCCCGAGGAAGATGGAGCTTGCGGCCAGGGACGTAGTAACTAGGGCAATTCTTACGGAGATCAAGGAGGGTAAGGGCGTTGGGGGTCCCAGGGGTATGAGGGCAGTTCTCCTCGATACTAGGCCAGTGGGAGAGGAGAGGCTCAAAACCATCTACAAGACCTTCAGGGAGAACGCAATCCAGTTCCTAGGTAAGGATCCCCTAGAAGAGCCCATCCCAGTCCTCCCTGCGGCGCATTACTCTATGGGAGGAATTCACGTTCAGGGAACTGAACTCTCGACTCCACTAAAGGGAGTGTTCGCAGCAGGGGAAGTGGCCAACGTGAGTCTTCACGGGGCAAATAGGCTAGGCTCTAACTCCTTACCGGCCTGTTTAGTCATGGGGAGATGGGCCGGGAGAAGTGCCTTCAACTATATCTCAAAACTTGAAAATGACGTCCTTGAGGACTTGAACGATAAGGTGAAACTTGAAGTGGAAAGATCCTACTCTCTCATAAAGAAGGAGAACGGATCCATAACTGCGTACGAGGTGAGGAACAAACTGCAGGAGGTAATGGAGGATGGTGTGGGAGTGTTCAGGAACGAGGAGGGACTTCTGGACGCCATAAAGAGAATAAAGGGTCTAAAGGAGGCTTACACCGGGGTCTACGTTAGGGATAGGGCATTCGAGTATAACCTTGAATGGATACATGCTCACGAAATCATGAATTTGCTGGATATGGCTGAGGTAATAGCGGTATCGGCCCTGAACAGGAGGGAGTCAAGGGGTGCCCACTTCAGACAGGACTTCCCTTCAAGGGACGATCAGGGTTTCCTGAAGCATACCTTGGCAACCTACAGGAGCGATGGACCGGTAATATCCTACATTCCGGTAAACATCACCAAGTGGAAGCCAACAGAGAGGGTGTATTAA
- a CDS encoding MFS transporter codes for MADKSLSWEEVKERLFNNLDLSKEKWFHYKMLLLVGGGVFVDAYNTVVLTPVLNQLKSVFHLTALLVTAIGVAVVIGTGIGALISGYLVDKIGRKTMFIIDLVFFVIIAGLSAFSLNGYMLFALRLLVGIGVGLDYPISSSYLSEFVPVKSRGKFMAYDILFYPIGALAAILVGYWLLSVGGLDAWRFAVASAIIPAVIIAVARLGSPESPRWLLEQNRVDEAIAVVERVIERPLSDEEKQAIKSAKVEKVKNHVL; via the coding sequence ATGGCAGATAAATCGCTTTCATGGGAAGAGGTAAAGGAGAGACTATTCAACAATCTAGATCTCTCGAAGGAAAAATGGTTCCACTATAAGATGCTCTTGCTCGTGGGAGGAGGAGTATTCGTAGACGCATATAATACGGTCGTGCTGACTCCGGTTTTAAACCAACTTAAGTCCGTATTTCATCTCACCGCATTGTTAGTGACTGCTATCGGGGTTGCAGTAGTCATAGGAACAGGTATAGGGGCCTTAATCTCGGGTTACCTCGTGGATAAGATAGGAAGAAAGACAATGTTTATCATAGACCTGGTTTTCTTCGTCATAATAGCAGGGTTGTCGGCATTCTCGTTAAATGGGTATATGCTATTTGCGCTCAGACTACTAGTCGGAATCGGTGTAGGTCTCGATTATCCCATCTCCAGCTCATATCTTTCGGAATTTGTTCCTGTCAAGTCTAGAGGCAAGTTCATGGCATACGATATTCTTTTCTATCCCATAGGAGCCTTAGCTGCAATATTGGTAGGTTACTGGCTATTGTCAGTTGGAGGTTTAGATGCATGGAGGTTTGCCGTTGCCTCTGCAATAATACCTGCTGTCATAATCGCTGTGGCCAGACTGGGTAGTCCAGAATCGCCAAGATGGCTCCTGGAGCAGAATAGAGTTGACGAAGCTATTGCCGTAGTGGAAAGGGTCATAGAGAGACCTCTTTCAGACGAGGAAAAACAAGCGATTAAGTCCGCCAAGGTAGAGAAAGTTAAGAACCACGTATTATAA
- a CDS encoding aldehyde dehydrogenase family protein, with translation MEALIGGKRISSESKISVRNPATMETVDTVPLLSREQVKEAIESAWTALDALNSLLIAKRSRLLLQVSQLIRENLQELAITMTRETGRPIKSSKGEIERTAQIFELASSEVRRVFEGKYIPLQEYEFPAGNERRMALITREPIGVVGAITPFNFPAASFAHKVAPSLAVGNSVVFKPSSLTPLTQLKLGELVSRVFPPGAINVVTGDSSMIGDEFVTNPKVSVITFTGSASVGLGLASRAIREGKRVIMELGGSDAMIVLEDADLKRAVKSALLGRYDFAGQFCNATKRVIVRKEIEDKFSALLREEVSKLRIGDPLDENTDLSPLISGEARERMKLFLDDAVSKGGEIIYKGEVQERGNYFPPVILRLRPFSDLKVLKEEVFGPILPIVSVDSDDEAVDVANSTEYGLDASIFTKDFGRALRIASRLKVGTVVINDTTRLRWDNLPFGGTKKSGIGRESVLDTMLEMTETKLIVYSD, from the coding sequence ATGGAAGCTCTAATAGGAGGAAAAAGAATCTCATCCGAGTCTAAGATATCGGTTAGGAATCCTGCAACCATGGAGACAGTGGATACGGTTCCCTTGCTGTCAAGGGAGCAAGTTAAGGAAGCCATAGAGTCAGCATGGACAGCTCTAGATGCCTTGAATTCTCTTTTAATTGCAAAAAGGTCAAGGCTACTCCTCCAGGTTTCGCAGTTGATTAGGGAAAACCTCCAGGAACTCGCAATAACAATGACTAGGGAGACAGGTAGACCAATAAAGAGTTCCAAGGGTGAGATAGAGAGGACAGCACAGATCTTTGAGCTTGCGTCCTCTGAGGTAAGGAGGGTTTTTGAGGGCAAATATATACCCCTACAAGAGTACGAATTTCCTGCAGGAAACGAGAGGAGGATGGCCTTAATCACTAGGGAACCCATAGGTGTGGTGGGAGCCATTACTCCTTTCAATTTCCCGGCAGCCAGTTTCGCTCATAAAGTCGCTCCCTCTCTTGCAGTGGGAAACAGTGTAGTGTTTAAGCCCTCATCCCTGACCCCCTTGACACAACTGAAACTGGGGGAACTAGTATCAAGAGTTTTCCCTCCTGGTGCCATTAACGTGGTTACAGGGGATTCTAGCATGATAGGAGACGAATTCGTAACAAATCCCAAGGTTAGCGTGATCACCTTCACTGGCTCTGCGTCTGTGGGACTGGGACTAGCAAGTAGAGCCATAAGGGAAGGTAAAAGGGTTATCATGGAGCTAGGGGGAAGCGACGCCATGATAGTACTGGAGGATGCTGACCTAAAGAGGGCCGTTAAGTCCGCGTTGTTGGGCAGGTACGACTTCGCGGGCCAGTTCTGTAACGCGACCAAGAGAGTCATAGTCAGAAAGGAGATAGAGGACAAGTTCTCGGCCCTATTGCGTGAGGAAGTAAGCAAGCTCAGGATTGGGGATCCGCTAGACGAAAACACCGACCTATCCCCCTTAATATCTGGGGAGGCTAGGGAAAGGATGAAGCTATTTCTAGACGATGCCGTCTCCAAAGGGGGAGAAATAATATACAAGGGAGAAGTTCAGGAGAGGGGCAACTATTTCCCTCCCGTAATCCTTAGATTGAGGCCCTTCTCCGACCTTAAGGTACTTAAGGAGGAAGTCTTTGGACCGATTCTTCCCATAGTGAGCGTAGATAGCGATGACGAGGCCGTGGACGTGGCTAACTCAACTGAGTATGGACTTGACGCATCTATCTTCACAAAGGACTTCGGCAGAGCTCTAAGGATTGCCTCTAGGTTAAAGGTCGGAACGGTTGTGATAAACGATACCACCAGACTAAGGTGGGATAATCTCCCCTTTGGAGGTACAAAGAAAAGCGGAATAGGAAGAGAGAGCGTCCTAGACACAATGCTTGAAATGACAGAGACAAAACTAATAGTCTATAGTGATTAA
- a CDS encoding fumarate hydratase, translated as MTSDTFYSLVEEVSETLYYKALTVIPKDVVERIGKAYEMEQSELGRRVLDTIMKNIEVATKRNLLVCQDTGTPVYSVELGDFEISLPKLRDSIARGVRKATLKYHLRPNMVHPITRENTGDNTGRSSPIIHFEINEELKDKIRITALPKGSGSENMSSLKMLRPADGILGAKKFVLETIANAGGKGCPPYIVGVGIGGDFESVSHLAKRAVMRPVGSRSSDPEGAKLEEELFYLVNGLGVGPMGVGGKFTAIGVHVEIGETHISSLPVAVNVQCWRGERATAEVTLDMKVNMGD; from the coding sequence ATGACTTCGGATACTTTCTATAGCCTTGTAGAGGAGGTATCAGAAACTCTTTACTATAAGGCCCTTACAGTCATTCCAAAGGACGTGGTTGAAAGAATAGGAAAGGCCTACGAGATGGAACAAAGTGAGCTGGGAAGGCGAGTGTTGGATACGATAATGAAGAACATAGAGGTAGCGACCAAAAGGAACCTACTTGTATGTCAAGATACGGGAACGCCAGTGTACTCCGTAGAGCTGGGAGATTTCGAGATCTCCCTTCCTAAGCTTAGGGATAGTATCGCGCGGGGCGTGAGGAAAGCTACGCTGAAGTATCACTTGAGACCCAACATGGTACATCCCATTACTAGGGAAAACACGGGTGATAACACGGGGAGAAGTTCACCAATAATACACTTTGAAATCAACGAAGAACTAAAGGATAAAATAAGAATTACCGCCCTACCGAAGGGCTCAGGCTCTGAGAATATGTCATCCCTGAAAATGCTTAGGCCCGCGGATGGTATCTTGGGGGCGAAGAAGTTCGTGTTAGAGACCATAGCGAACGCTGGAGGGAAGGGATGCCCTCCCTACATAGTGGGGGTAGGAATTGGAGGAGATTTCGAATCGGTGTCTCACTTAGCTAAGAGGGCAGTTATGCGTCCTGTGGGATCCAGGAGCTCGGACCCTGAGGGAGCTAAACTTGAGGAGGAGCTCTTCTACCTGGTGAATGGGTTGGGAGTGGGTCCCATGGGTGTTGGAGGAAAGTTCACGGCCATAGGGGTTCACGTTGAAATTGGGGAAACACACATAAGTAGCTTGCCCGTTGCCGTGAACGTCCAGTGTTGGAGGGGAGAAAGGGCTACGGCTGAGGTAACCCTCGACATGAAGGTTAACATGGGTGATTGA
- a CDS encoding succinate dehydrogenase — MREWFRILGWNKERTLMALHRITGWGLTLFIVGHIVFVHEVRYGSYVWNSLLAIDESVLGKVLLVVIMMALIFHGLNGIRIMLIESGHLLTKPKEQEYPYTTWLTGKRHQTYVMIMGVIGIVLTIVAGLVIFS; from the coding sequence GTGAGGGAGTGGTTCAGGATACTGGGCTGGAACAAGGAGAGAACCCTCATGGCTCTCCACAGGATAACTGGGTGGGGGTTAACACTATTCATTGTGGGCCACATCGTCTTCGTTCATGAGGTGAGATATGGCTCGTACGTATGGAATTCCCTACTTGCTATTGACGAGAGCGTCCTCGGAAAGGTCCTCTTAGTCGTGATAATGATGGCACTAATATTCCACGGGTTGAATGGAATTAGGATAATGTTGATAGAGTCTGGCCACCTCCTAACTAAACCTAAGGAACAGGAGTATCCCTATACCACGTGGCTCACGGGAAAAAGGCACCAGACCTACGTCATGATAATGGGGGTAATAGGGATAGTGCTCACCATAGTCGCAGGACTGGTGATCTTCTCATGA